In the genome of Kiritimatiellia bacterium, the window ATCTGGTCGCGCATGAAATCGCGCGCCTGATAGTTGCGGACGCCGGTCCACGGCGGCCGGCCCTCCCGCGCCAGATCTTTTTACAAATGGCGCACGACGACGTGCTGGGCAAAACTGGCCAGGAATCTCAAAGCCGAAATTGACGAGGAACGCATAGAAGGATACTGGGGCACGGTATCCCTCGCTTTTGAGCCGGGCGAGCACAAGCGCATCGCGGTCAAGATCGTGGACGACCGCGGCATCGAGGTCTGAAGGTCCTCGCATGGATTGGTACAGCCTGATGCAATATGAGCTTACGGAACATGCCCTGGACGTCCTTGCGAAGCAGGCTAATCAGCCTGCCTGGCCGGAACCGGCATAGAGCGCGCCGGATGCGACGGACCCCGATCCGGTGGATCCGACCCTTGAACACCGCCTGACTCGCATCCCCGATTTTGGCGGGCGCGTGTTTCGGGTGGTCGTCTTCGTCAACGCCAAGAAAATGCCGCCGCATGTCGTCACGGCATTTTCGATCGAATGCGGACCATCGCATGAAGCTCAAGGAGGACCAGCAGGCCGACGCACTTTATCGAACCCTCAGCGAAGCGCCAGCAAACCGTTCCAAGGAAGTTTCACCCGGGATTGTTGTGGACTACGACG includes:
- a CDS encoding DUF2283 domain-containing protein gives rise to the protein MSSRHFRSNADHRMKLKEDQQADALYRTLSEAPANRSKEVSPGIVVDYDDQVGNVILTAGLNGKQFVASGYRRTTNFSTRSATR